A DNA window from Arachis duranensis cultivar V14167 chromosome 3, aradu.V14167.gnm2.J7QH, whole genome shotgun sequence contains the following coding sequences:
- the LOC107476486 gene encoding UDP-D-apiose/UDP-D-xylose synthase 2-like — MAQRVDLDGKPVAAMSICMIGGGGFIGSHLCEKLMAETSHKAVVVDVSSEKINHLLRESNPWSSRIEFHHMNIKNDSRLETLIKASDLTINLAAICTPADYNTRPLDTIFSNFIDAIPVIKYCTENNKRLIHFSTCEVYGKTIGSFLPEEFRKDPKYYMLKEDVSPCIFGPVEKQRWSYACAKQMTDRLIYAEHAENGLKFTIVRPYNWIGPRMDFIPGVDGPCDGVPRVLACFSNNLLRGEPLKLVDGGRSQRTFLYIKDAIEAVLLMIDNPERANGQIFNVGNPDNEVSVKELAELMIQVYAKVAGVPSSSLSTLDVSSEEFYGKGYDDSDRRIPDMTIITRQLGWKPKTPLDKLLDDTLQYQHQTYSSAIKKVLSKPSN; from the exons ATGGCGCAGCGAGTGGACCTGGACGGAAAGCCAGTGGCGGCGATGTCAATATGCATGATCGGGGGAGGAGGGTTCATCGGATCTCATCTGTGCGAGAAGCTGATGGCAGAGACGTCACACAAGGCGGTGGTGGTGGACGTCTCCTCCGAGAAGATCAACCACCTGTTGAGGGAGTCGAACCCGTGGTCCAGCCGCATTGAGTTCCACCACATGAACATCAAGAACGATTCGCGCCTCGAAACCCTCATCAAAGCTTCCGATCTC ACAATCAACCTTGCCGCAATTTGCACTCCCGCCGATTACAACACGCGCCCCTTGGATACCATCTTCAGCAATTTCATCGATGCTATTCCAGTG ATTAAGTATTGTACTGAGAACAACAAGCGTTTAATCCATTTCTCTACCTGCGAGGTTTATGGCAAAACCATAGGTAGCTTTCTCCCTGAAGAGTTTCGCAAG GATCCTAAATACTATATGCTAAAGGAAGACGTCAGTCCTTGTATATTTGGTCCAGTAGAGAAGCAGAGATGGTCTTATGCCTGTGCAAAGCAAATGACCGATAGGCTAATATATG CTGAGCATGCGGAGAATGGCCTCAAGTTCACAATTGTGAGACCCTACAACTGGATTGGCCCAAGAATGGACTTCATTCCTGGTGTGGATGGACCATGTGATGGTGTCCCCAGAGTTCTAGCTTGCTTCAGTAAT AACCTCCTTCGTGGTGAGCCACTCAAACTTGTTGATGGCGGAAGATCACAGCGAACCTTTCTCTACATCAAGGATGCTATTGAGGCTGTTCTGTTAATGATT GATAATCCTGAAAGAGCAAACGGACAGATATTCAATGTGGGAAACCCAGATAATGAAGTATCCGTGAAGGAACTAGCTGAGCTTATGATACAG GTTTATGCAAAGGTGGCCGGTGTACCTTCTTCTAGCCTATCAACTCTGGATGTGAGCTCAGAGGAATTCTATGGTAAAGGCTATGACGACAGTGATAGGCGCATTCCTGACATGACAATCATCACCAGGCAGCTTG GTTGGAAGCCGAAGACACCTCTTGATAAGCTCTTGGATGATACCCTCCAATATCAACACCAGACATATTCTAGTGCTATCAAGAAAGTACTTTCAAAACCGTCTAATTGA
- the LOC107476404 gene encoding zinc finger A20 and AN1 domain-containing stress-associated protein 3 — protein MAEEHRCQAPRLCVNNCGFFGSPTTNGLCSKCYRNLQLKEQQSSSAKLVLNQTLQVPPAAEPISTPSASTSSSCTEEVDRPCSAAVMEEKVAANRCARCRRRVGLTGFKCRCGLTLCGSHRHPEQHSCHFDFKGFGREQIAKANPLIKADKLNKI, from the coding sequence ATGGCGGAAGAACACAGGTGCCAAGCTCCACGCCTCTGCGTAAATAATTGTGGATTCTTTGGAAGCCCGACCACAAACGGCCTCTGCTCCAAGTGCTATCGCAATCTCCAGCTTAAGGAGCAGCAGTCTTCCTCTGCCAAATTGGTCCTCAACCAAACCCTGCAGGTTCCTCCGGCAGCAGAACCTATTTCTACTCCTTCagcatcaacatcatcatcttgTACGGAGGAGGTTGATCGTCCTTGCAGCGCAGCAGTGATGGAGGAGAAGGTGGCAGCGAATCGGTGTGCAAGATGCAGGAGGCGTGTGGGGCTTACGGGGTTCAAGTGCAGGTGTGGGTTGACGTTGTGTGGGTCCCATCGGCACCCAGAACAACACTCATGCCACTTCGATTTCAAGGGATTCGGGAGGGAGCAAATCGCAAAGGCAAACCCTCTAATCAAGGCCGACAAGCTTAATAAGATTTGA